The following are from one region of the Patescibacteria group bacterium genome:
- a CDS encoding NADH-quinone oxidoreductase subunit C has translation MPEGDILATCKELYERGFPLKTITAFDEREQTGNFKIMYLFSNPEEHIFQTPTICVQETFPSLTPIIHQASIHERKIASLFGIVPIGHPNLRSLILHEQWPQNLFPLRKDFAWNERPSPARGEFTFRHVQGEGIYEIPVGPVHAGIIEPGHFRFSVAGEEILHLEARLGYSHKGSEKLFEHLALKDKLRLSERVSGDSSFSHSLALCQAFEELGSIPVPIRARYIRVIFCELERLANHFGDIGAIMLDTGFNFGGSHGARLREVVMQLNDFLIGSRFLRGVNTIGGVQKDISNGCLESVRQTLLSVRKDFSEVMAVALRNSSLIERLRHTGSLDYTIAKDHGVVGVAAKALGFAYDARKDHPYAAYDHFSIPIPSYHSGDVYARFRVRIDEVYSSFDILQKALSDISSGPCIGNDLSRLKLPSNSYAVGIVEGWRGDIIYVVATDGDGSICRVDVRDPSFINWTVLGHAGKGNMVPDFPLINKSFNLSYSGNDV, from the coding sequence GTGCCTGAAGGCGATATTCTTGCAACATGCAAAGAATTATACGAGAGAGGTTTTCCATTAAAAACAATCACTGCTTTTGATGAGCGAGAACAGACGGGGAATTTTAAGATTATGTATCTTTTTAGCAATCCCGAAGAGCATATTTTTCAAACACCTACCATATGCGTGCAAGAGACATTTCCTTCACTTACACCCATCATTCATCAGGCATCGATTCATGAACGAAAAATAGCAAGCTTGTTTGGAATTGTACCAATAGGGCATCCAAATCTTCGCTCACTTATACTTCACGAACAATGGCCTCAGAATCTCTTTCCACTCAGAAAAGATTTTGCATGGAATGAGCGCCCATCTCCGGCAAGGGGTGAGTTTACCTTTCGGCATGTTCAGGGTGAGGGTATCTACGAAATTCCCGTTGGACCGGTGCATGCAGGCATTATTGAGCCGGGACATTTTCGTTTTAGCGTAGCAGGTGAAGAGATTCTTCATCTGGAGGCACGGCTTGGATACTCACACAAGGGCAGTGAGAAGTTATTTGAGCACCTTGCCCTTAAAGACAAGCTTCGGCTCTCTGAGCGCGTGAGCGGAGACAGTTCATTTAGTCATTCACTTGCATTGTGCCAAGCTTTCGAAGAATTGGGATCGATACCTGTTCCTATCCGAGCTCGATATATTCGTGTGATATTCTGTGAGCTGGAACGGCTTGCAAATCACTTTGGAGATATCGGTGCCATCATGCTTGACACGGGATTTAATTTCGGCGGATCACATGGTGCGCGTTTGAGGGAGGTGGTGATGCAGCTTAATGATTTTCTAATAGGTAGCAGATTCTTGCGTGGAGTGAATACGATTGGCGGAGTTCAAAAAGATATTTCCAATGGTTGCCTTGAATCGGTACGGCAGACACTTCTGTCTGTGCGAAAAGATTTTTCTGAAGTTATGGCTGTTGCGCTTCGAAATAGCTCGCTTATTGAGCGCTTGCGGCATACAGGCAGCCTTGATTATACAATTGCCAAGGATCATGGGGTTGTTGGTGTTGCTGCAAAAGCACTTGGGTTTGCATACGATGCACGCAAAGACCACCCCTATGCCGCATATGATCACTTTTCGATTCCTATTCCATCATATCATTCAGGTGATGTCTATGCTCGATTTCGTGTCAGAATAGATGAGGTGTATTCCTCGTTCGATATCCTCCAAAAAGCATTGAGTGATATTTCTTCAGGACCCTGTATTGGCAATGATCTTTCTCGCCTTAAACTTCCTTCCAACTCCTATGCTGTTGGTATTGTGGAAGGCTGGCGAGGTGATATCATATACGTAGTTGCAACAGATGGAGACGGATCAATTTGTCGAGTGGATGTGCGCGACCCATCATTTATTAATTGGACAGTGTTAGGACATGCAGGG
- a CDS encoding proton-conducting transporter membrane subunit, with protein MELTFLVFIPLLIGLVGVLVRKNIRMFDALYCIGACAEIITAVGVFVQLHTAQELSFAPFFFLDALSGIVLLTVIIVSVFSSIYSIGYLREEVKKGIIGFRRVKQYFLLYQLFVAAMFAGVLSASPILMWIAIETTTLSTTLLISFYNKASATEAAWKYLLINSIGLLLAFFGTLLFFAGESSVDMLGFPGWHSLSEHVSEFNPDLLKIAFIFILVGYGTKVGFAPMHTWLPDAHSKAPPPISALLSGALLNVALLAIFRFKIITDSVVEQSFSNTMLIGFGLVSVVIAAFIILAQKKYKRLFAYSSIEHMGIIALGCGFGGLGIWAALLHMIYHSIAKSLLFFISGSLFLKYGLSRISNIKGMITILPVSTVLLFCGLLAITGVPPFGMFITEIHILVAGIAHYGFASVILLVSLVLVFVGFLRHIVSMAFSEAPPTVLRGESNVYVLTPSILLSLILIILSVYLPPGLSELLTKAAELL; from the coding sequence ATGGAACTTACATTTCTTGTTTTCATCCCGCTTCTCATTGGTCTTGTTGGCGTACTTGTTCGAAAAAATATTCGAATGTTCGATGCGCTTTATTGTATTGGTGCCTGTGCAGAAATTATTACCGCCGTGGGAGTGTTTGTGCAACTTCATACGGCACAGGAACTATCATTCGCACCATTTTTCTTTCTTGATGCCCTTTCCGGTATCGTACTCCTTACCGTTATTATTGTATCTGTTTTTTCTTCAATCTATTCAATTGGCTATCTTCGCGAGGAAGTGAAGAAGGGAATTATCGGCTTTCGGAGAGTAAAGCAATATTTTCTTCTCTACCAACTATTTGTTGCTGCTATGTTTGCCGGTGTCCTTTCAGCAAGTCCCATCCTCATGTGGATTGCAATCGAAACAACGACGCTTTCAACCACGCTCCTTATTAGCTTTTACAACAAGGCTTCAGCAACAGAAGCGGCATGGAAATATCTATTGATTAATTCCATTGGACTACTATTGGCTTTTTTCGGAACACTGCTTTTTTTTGCCGGTGAATCATCGGTAGACATGCTTGGATTTCCAGGTTGGCACTCACTTTCCGAGCATGTATCTGAATTTAACCCTGATCTATTAAAGATTGCCTTTATTTTTATCCTTGTAGGATATGGGACAAAGGTTGGTTTTGCTCCCATGCATACGTGGCTTCCGGATGCGCACAGCAAGGCGCCCCCGCCGATTAGTGCGCTTCTTTCGGGTGCATTGTTGAATGTTGCACTCCTCGCTATTTTTCGATTTAAAATCATTACAGATTCGGTGGTCGAACAATCGTTTTCCAATACGATGCTCATCGGTTTTGGACTGGTGTCAGTGGTCATTGCTGCGTTTATTATCTTGGCACAAAAGAAATACAAACGGCTATTTGCCTATTCCAGTATTGAACATATGGGTATTATCGCCCTGGGATGCGGATTTGGCGGATTGGGCATATGGGCAGCTTTACTCCATATGATCTATCACTCAATTGCAAAGTCATTGTTGTTTTTCATATCCGGCTCTCTTTTTCTTAAATATGGCCTTTCTAGAATTTCAAATATCAAAGGCATGATCACAATTCTTCCTGTGAGCACCGTTCTTCTGTTTTGTGGCCTTCTTGCTATCACGGGTGTTCCGCCCTTTGGGATGTTTATTACAGAAATACATATTTTAGTTGCAGGCATAGCCCACTATGGCTTTGCATCAGTAATACTTCTTGTTTCGCTGGTGCTTGTATTTGTGGGATTTTTGCGCCACATCGTATCAATGGCGTTCAGTGAGGCGCCGCCAACTGTTTTAAGGGGTGAATCTAATGTGTATGTACTTACACCTTCCATTCTTCTCTCACTCATACTTATCATTCTGAGCGTGTATCTCCCGCCAGGTCTTTCCGAACTTCTAACAAAAGCAGCAGAACTCTTATGA
- a CDS encoding NADH-quinone oxidoreductase subunit H, which yields MSFFFASLIQLIIIPIFSPLCIGITRMLKARLQKRCGASVLQPYRDLWKLFHKDEVLSVDASWIFRFTPYILCSLFLFVGFNIPLITTAFAKSGSGDFLVLVYCMAFGTFFLALAGLDTGGAFGGFGSSREMMVSSLAEGTLVLSLFVLALLTHTTNMFGISNGVGSLSLSNLAPVVLAFSGFFIALLAETGRYPFDNPSTHLELTMIHEAMILEYSGKRLALIEWAAAQKYMIFLSLAASIFFPYGIAHTFDPIALFIGLVYFAIKICILCGAIALIESSIAKLRIFRLPSLLATSFVICIVALGLTL from the coding sequence ATGTCATTTTTCTTTGCTTCACTTATTCAACTCATCATTATTCCGATTTTCTCCCCGCTCTGTATTGGAATTACCAGAATGCTCAAGGCACGATTGCAAAAGAGGTGTGGCGCTTCTGTGCTGCAGCCCTATCGTGATCTCTGGAAGCTATTCCATAAAGATGAAGTTTTGAGTGTGGATGCTTCGTGGATATTTCGCTTTACTCCCTATATCCTGTGTTCACTCTTTCTTTTTGTTGGTTTCAATATACCTCTCATTACGACAGCTTTTGCAAAGAGTGGCAGTGGGGATTTTCTTGTGCTTGTTTACTGCATGGCATTTGGTACATTTTTTCTTGCTTTAGCTGGGCTTGATACAGGAGGAGCTTTCGGCGGATTTGGTTCAAGTCGAGAAATGATGGTCTCCTCACTTGCCGAAGGGACGCTTGTCCTTTCACTTTTTGTACTCGCACTTCTCACGCACACTACAAACATGTTTGGTATTTCAAATGGGGTAGGGTCGCTCTCTTTGTCGAACTTGGCGCCAGTCGTGCTAGCATTTAGCGGATTTTTTATTGCGCTTCTTGCTGAAACGGGGCGGTATCCTTTTGACAATCCATCAACGCATTTGGAGTTGACGATGATTCATGAAGCGATGATATTGGAATATTCCGGCAAGCGGCTTGCTCTCATAGAATGGGCAGCTGCCCAAAAATATATGATTTTTCTTTCACTGGCAGCAAGTATTTTTTTTCCTTACGGCATTGCGCATACATTCGATCCCATTGCGTTATTCATAGGGCTTGTCTACTTCGCGATAAAGATATGTATACTTTGCGGGGCTATCGCTCTCATTGAATCGAGTATTGCAAAGCTTCGCATATTTCGATTGCCGAGTCTTCTTGCAACTTCCTTTGTCATCTGTATTGTTGCTCTCGGATTAACACTATAA
- the hyfB gene encoding hydrogenase 4 subunit B, with the protein MIDSILSQTGFFAIISLFAIGACVSLLLYEYDELANLLGAFFAILGSIGGLLFSAHVIISRVIPVYTISSPFPLLTISIKVDLLSAFFMGIISLLSLLCSIYAIGYVKHFYQKYSIGILSFFYNVFIVSMILVVTANHALYFLIVWEIMALASYVLVMYERRVQENVRAGSLYFIMTHVGTAFIILAFLLIYHSVGSFDFDTIRTSSNLIPFLVRDAVFIAALIGFGIKCGIIPLHIWLPAAHPAAPSHVSALMSGVMIKTGIYMLFRICLDFFPDIPQWWGLVVLVLGIISSLLGVLYALSEHDSKKLLAYHSIENIGIILLGLGSSLVFVSSHQYGLAVLASVAALYHTVNHALFKALLFLGAGSVISATHTRNIEEYGGLIKRMPQTAFLFLIGSMAISALPPFNGFVSEWLTFQALFQGVISLSLIPKIVTISAIGALALTGGLAAACFVKAFGIMFLARPRSEHASAAQEVAISMRISMAFCALLTLLFGLGATTIVSTLEVIVRQFPQLSQERVFDTAAGLLVVQNGFSAVSMPIITLGLCIMFVSILLGVKLFFPRQRVRYGRTWDCGTDLTSRMEITATGFSRSLVTIFRAILFPTKSVVTDYSDSHARYFPQRNVITLELHDIYRAVFYDRLTRVINAISDRARAIQSGNVNMYIVYIFGALIVLLATLAL; encoded by the coding sequence ATGATTGACAGTATCCTCTCTCAGACTGGTTTTTTTGCTATTATCTCACTCTTTGCAATTGGTGCGTGTGTGTCACTCTTGTTGTATGAATACGACGAACTCGCCAATCTTTTAGGGGCTTTCTTTGCCATACTGGGATCAATCGGGGGGCTTCTTTTTTCCGCACACGTTATTATAAGCCGAGTGATTCCCGTATACACTATTTCCTCGCCATTCCCACTCCTTACCATATCAATTAAAGTTGATTTATTATCCGCGTTCTTCATGGGAATTATTTCTCTTCTGTCTTTGTTGTGTTCGATATACGCGATTGGTTACGTCAAGCATTTTTATCAAAAATATTCCATAGGAATTTTATCATTTTTTTACAACGTTTTTATCGTAAGCATGATTCTTGTTGTAACGGCGAATCATGCGCTCTATTTTCTCATAGTATGGGAGATTATGGCGTTGGCATCGTATGTTCTTGTTATGTATGAACGAAGAGTGCAGGAAAATGTACGCGCAGGTTCGCTATATTTTATTATGACTCATGTTGGTACGGCGTTTATCATTTTGGCCTTTTTACTCATCTATCATTCCGTTGGATCGTTTGATTTTGATACCATTCGAACATCCTCCAATCTTATTCCATTCTTAGTTCGTGATGCTGTGTTTATCGCTGCCCTTATAGGGTTCGGCATAAAATGCGGCATTATTCCCCTCCATATTTGGTTGCCTGCTGCACATCCTGCGGCTCCATCCCATGTGTCTGCGCTGATGTCAGGCGTTATGATCAAAACAGGCATATATATGCTTTTTCGCATATGCCTTGATTTTTTTCCCGACATCCCGCAGTGGTGGGGTTTGGTGGTGCTCGTCCTTGGAATCATTTCTTCGCTACTGGGAGTACTTTATGCACTTTCAGAGCATGATAGTAAGAAATTACTTGCCTATCATAGTATTGAAAATATCGGCATTATTTTATTGGGTCTTGGGAGTTCGCTTGTTTTTGTGTCTTCGCATCAGTATGGGCTTGCCGTATTGGCGAGTGTTGCCGCTCTCTACCACACGGTAAATCACGCATTGTTTAAAGCTCTGCTCTTTTTGGGTGCCGGATCAGTAATTTCAGCAACACATACACGTAATATAGAGGAATACGGCGGGCTTATTAAGCGCATGCCTCAGACAGCCTTCCTATTTCTTATCGGATCGATGGCCATTTCCGCACTGCCACCGTTTAATGGATTTGTAAGTGAGTGGCTTACGTTTCAAGCTCTCTTTCAGGGGGTTATATCTTTAAGTCTTATTCCAAAGATAGTTACTATTTCTGCTATCGGTGCGCTTGCCTTAACCGGGGGTCTTGCGGCAGCATGTTTTGTAAAAGCATTTGGCATAATGTTTTTAGCCCGTCCGCGCAGCGAGCATGCATCTGCTGCCCAAGAAGTGGCTATAAGCATGAGAATAAGCATGGCATTCTGTGCACTCCTTACGTTATTGTTTGGTCTTGGAGCAACAACGATTGTTAGTACGCTGGAAGTCATTGTTCGACAATTTCCACAACTTTCACAGGAGCGTGTGTTCGATACGGCTGCTGGGCTTCTCGTTGTGCAGAACGGATTTTCTGCCGTATCAATGCCAATCATTACATTAGGATTATGTATCATGTTCGTCAGTATTCTTTTGGGTGTGAAATTATTTTTTCCTCGCCAACGCGTGAGATATGGAAGGACATGGGATTGTGGCACAGACCTTACATCTCGAATGGAAATAACAGCAACGGGGTTTAGTCGTTCGCTGGTTACCATTTTCAGGGCTATCTTATTTCCAACTAAAAGCGTGGTTACGGATTATTCAGATTCTCATGCGCGCTATTTTCCTCAACGTAATGTTATTACATTGGAACTCCATGATATTTATAGGGCTGTATTCTATGATCGTCTTACAAGGGTTATAAACGCCATTTCGGATCGTGCACGCGCCATACAGAGCGGTAATGTGAATATGTATATAGTCTATATCTTTGGAGCGCTTATTGTTCTTCTCGCAACACTTGCGCTGTAA
- a CDS encoding hydrogenase, which translates to MLYKTLSTKQVVISRAECLGSNEVLDLGLALEKKIKKLFNRSLAIRVVTAGSTNACEQELVALGNAYYDVERFGIRFVASPRHADMLIVTGPVSSNMREALVRTYEAMPTPNIVVALGDDAIDGGIFKGSYAVCDGAHTVVPVQYAIPGDPPSPLTILKSLHTILDDISPDQKNS; encoded by the coding sequence ATGCTGTATAAGACGCTGTCAACGAAGCAGGTTGTTATTTCTCGTGCAGAATGTTTAGGTTCGAATGAAGTTCTTGATTTGGGCCTTGCATTGGAAAAAAAAATAAAAAAACTTTTTAATAGATCGCTCGCTATTCGAGTGGTTACAGCCGGTTCGACGAACGCATGCGAACAAGAGTTGGTAGCATTGGGGAATGCATATTATGACGTCGAGCGGTTTGGCATTCGTTTTGTTGCATCGCCTCGACATGCCGATATGCTTATTGTTACCGGGCCGGTAAGTAGCAATATGAGAGAAGCTCTCGTGCGGACCTATGAAGCAATGCCAACTCCGAATATTGTTGTTGCGCTTGGGGATGACGCAATTGACGGTGGAATATTTAAAGGATCATATGCAGTGTGTGATGGTGCGCATACAGTAGTGCCGGTACAGTATGCTATTCCGGGAGATCCGCCATCACCACTCACAATATTGAAGTCGCTTCATACCATTCTTGATGACATCTCCCCAGATCAAAAAAATTCGTAA
- the atpC gene encoding ATP synthase F1 subunit epsilon has product MPTALRIITPERIIYDGEVDQVTIPTQSGEITVLPQHVGLVGLLKSGELTIKKDGEIIPMVVSTGMLEVQNTQIIILADTAERVEEIIEERAQEAHRRAAELLTQQAFDTTEYAIIAAKLEKELARLHVVRKHRKNTA; this is encoded by the coding sequence ATGCCCACTGCACTTCGTATAATAACGCCGGAACGGATCATCTATGACGGCGAGGTAGACCAGGTAACCATTCCCACACAGAGCGGTGAGATTACCGTACTGCCGCAGCATGTCGGGTTGGTAGGTTTATTGAAATCCGGTGAACTTACGATTAAAAAAGATGGCGAAATAATTCCCATGGTTGTATCCACCGGCATGCTCGAAGTGCAGAATACGCAAATCATTATTTTAGCCGATACTGCCGAGCGCGTGGAAGAAATCATCGAAGAACGCGCTCAAGAAGCGCACAGGCGTGCAGCAGAGCTCCTTACCCAACAAGCATTTGATACAACTGAATACGCAATCATCGCAGCGAAACTGGAAAAAGAACTTGCTCGTTTGCATGTCGTAAGAAAACATCGAAAAAATACCGCGTAG